In Glycine max cultivar Williams 82 chromosome 4, Glycine_max_v4.0, whole genome shotgun sequence, the genomic stretch TGCTAAGCATTGAAAAATTGTGAAACTCACTTTTCATGGCTTTCAAATTTCTCAAGGCCTTTCTAATTTTCTTCTTCAACTTGTTCCTTGAAGCCAAGTATTTTCCACCCTCAATTGTGAAAATAGTTTTATCACCTTTCCTTTTTCGGATGACAGAGTGAAGTTCGTGCATGCTTTCCTTTAATATCAATAGACACTCTTTAGCTGTAATGCAAAATATCTAAAAGCCTCAAAGACCCCTCTAGAATGTCATCAACGCATTTGTGACTGCATTCTCGTGCCAAGGCTTGTTGTTTCGTTGGCACTTGAAGCAACTTATAAGTGCAGTCATGCAAATCCAACAATTCGTCAAGTTTGAGGCTTAGTGAAATGATATTGAAGAAATGGCTTCAGAGTCCTGCAATCTTTGCAGATGCTCCTCACATTGTGATATGAGTGGGTTAGGTGCGGAGGGCAAGCTGTTTCATCGATTGTGCTGAGAGCTCTTTGTGCTTGTTTCTGCAACTGCCATATTCtcttttcagaaaaataaaggaTAGGATAAGAGGGTGTTAACACTCAAATTTTGTGTTGTGTATTCTGAACTCTCGAGTTTTGAGTTTTTGGGGTTGGCATCTACACAATATATAGCAAACAAATTATGGGAGacaagaagttttttttaatcttttccttttatgaGTATGCAATATATTATATCCTATTTATTTCGATGTAAGCTTCCTCTTCATAGTGAGCATGCTATTATTATATCACAAGGGAGACAAGAAGAATATCGTTCCACAGATGTTCTGGCAATGCTTCCAATTGCACCACTTTTCATAACTTATTTCTCTCTAATACAGGATAGAGCATAATACATGCATTTACTTactcaaacataaaataattacttGATATGACCTGGGAACATTGCGTTTTTGCGTACACATCGCCATCAAGATATGAATAATCTTTGATGTCTAAAGATGAAGGTATACCCTCACCCGCTTCCCAATTCTCAAGCcatatacaattaaaaatgttCTGTTTAATGGAATTTATAAATAGAGCTGCTTTTCCACCTGTAGACACAAGATCCACTTTCAACGTTCAATCCAATCAATCACCTGCCCTCTTGGAGTTCACAATTTGAGATTTCATTTATTGTACCTGAAAAGATGGAGGAGACATAGCGAAGGCATCCCCATCTTTGGCAGATCTCATTCATGTGATTCCCAagttaaaaattgataaatgagtTGGGAAGCTTGGTTAGTGGAAAGCACTGATTAAACAATGCTGTGGCAGCACTAGGATGGTAAGACCAGAATTAAGATAATGTAGTTGCATTCCAACTTGGTgacatttgaaaacaaaaatattcttcttgTCTCCTCTATTCATTTGCTATATATTGAGCCGTTATCAACTACTAAAACCTGGTGTTCAGAACAAATTGTGTTTTCATTTCTAGCCACCTTTATTTCTGAGAAGAGAAAATGGCACTTGTAGAAACAAACATGAAAAGCTCTCTGCACAATCGCAGTAACAGCATGCCCACTGCACCACGCCCCACTGTATCACAAGTTGAGGAGCATTTGCACAGGTTGAAGGATACTGAAGCCACCACTTCTTCGTTGTCATCTTCAATAAGTCACAGACTCAACGACTTGCAGGATTTGCAAGAAAGCACTGATGAGTTGCTTCAATTGAGAATCTCCCAACAAGCATTGGCACAAGAATGCAGCAGCAAACAGATTGATGAACTATTAGATGGGTCTGTGAGGCTTGGATATTTGTAGCACAGTTAAAGATTGTCTGCTGCAATCAAAGGATAGCATGCACGAACTTGTGCCAGTTATTCGCAGGAAGAGAGATGCTGAAATGGGATCCACAATTGAGGGTGGAAAATACCTGGCATGTAGGAAGAAGATGAAAAGGGAAATTGCTAAGGCCTTGAGAGACTTGAAAGCAATAAAAAATGAGTTCACAGTTCAAAAGTAGCAGAAGCAGAAGTGGTCACTAGGAGATCATTAGAATCTGTGTTGTGTTTCATTACTGGCCCCAAAAGTCACTTAAAGCAGAGCAGGTGGTCGGTAATCTCCAAGCTGGTGCAGCCAAAGAGAATATCTTGTGATTCTTAAGTGTCCGACACTAATGAATTCGAAATGCTTGACAAAGTGTTGAAGCTTCTCATCAGTTCAAAGCCTTCATCTACTGAGAATTTTCAAAGGCATGTGATAAATTTAGAGTTGTGAATTGAAGATATTGAAGTTGGAGTTTAACGCCTATCAAGACAACTAATTAGATCCAGAGTTACCTTACTCAACATTTTAAGCCACTAGTCAACCAAAATATGTGATTAAAGAATCTCATACTTGTACATCAATGTGATTAAAGAAAAGTGTATATACTTTTATTATCGTATGCCATATTTCTAACCCTTCACATTCTCACTtctccattttttcttttttattcttttctacattttttcttttttattcttttctaaagaaaaatagttatataaatatgaaaaaaaatatattcgggACTCTTGCCCCtaatgaaaaagaaacaaaaaaacaatggCAGAATAACTTTTAATCTCatcattaattctttttttgacACAtgcatgagagagagagagagggtaaAACGGAAGGAATATAGTGAAGGAGGGGCTGGAGAATGACAATTATTGGACATTAAACTTTTAGCTCACATGGGATTCAATCATTCCAATCAATATGAATGAAATCGTGGACATCATTTAATTGTTCTCACATTAAGGAGTTAtcgattcaaattttatatgctACAATGCAGAAAACAACGTGTTTAATGCCCTCCATATTAGAGGACAAGCCAACGGATCATGattaattttatccaaatacaTATGCCTTCACCCTACCTTCCAAAAATTATGTGAAGGCTTTAATCGGACTTCTCTTGTTATAATCAAATGAAAGTATTGATTATGATTATTTGTCCACACGTGCTGCACTTATAATTGATGTTGAagtagtgtgaggtgaagtctcacatcgaatagaaatgaaaaagttgaacactatataagtgaggagaaaatctataaacttaaattttaaggTTTTAGGTTAAAATGTAGGATTTATGTGATTGTGCATGGCTAAgatatgatattattttattattattaacatttttgaGATCTGAATTAAAATCAGTTGGTCTTCAATTGGGTGAGTCAGATAAGGTGAGTTTCTTATGTTTCCAAATTCCATAATTACATGCGGATTAGGCTCCTCTAAAGTCAGGTACATCAAACGataagaataatattatttataatttcagcagttgattttttattttatccaaattataaatagattttaacctctaaaatgttattttctttctGGTGATCCTGGTGCGTAGGAAGTATTGAGGAAACAATGGCATGGTAGATATGAGATCCAAATCAAGATGCTTACTTGCATTTAGGAGTGTTCCTCTGTAAGAAACATCCCGTTAACATTACTGAGCTTTTGTGTATATATATCTAGTCAGTTACATTTCCCATATGGATGTCTTTTATAAtagtatttgatttgatttcttgTCTCCCTAACCCACAATATACATAGAACTAACCTCAATAGAAGGAAGGTACCAAATGCTAAAGTGTACTTAATCACCCTGTAATGATAGTGTTGCATACTACccgcaaaacaaaaacaagtttGCCAGCGTCTTGCTGCTGTACCGCATTGCTTGATGTATCACCCTCACACCCTCCATGTTCCCTAACCAATTTGGTTAAAGTAATCTCATGTAACAATGACTCAGTTACTACAACAAAATGCAAAATAGTACCACAAGTtgatacattaaaaaatgtcGAATCAATATATTGATATCAGAAAATAAAGATTCTCTCTTTTCTGTTATATTCTGTTCTGGGCAGACAAGTTCATAAACTGAAttctatttatgaattgaaacaGCTCCTCACCTCCTCCTCCAGACAAAAGCTTCTGTTATGATGCATGCTTCATAGAGTTGGATATTTTATTGTAGCAGCTTGCAAAGATGCCTATAACCTATGTGGTTGGGATAATTAAAAATTGGGGGATGAGAAGGCTAGGCCAAGACACCTGAGGAAAGATATTCTTCTTGTTTCCCTTGTGATATAATAATAGCATGCTTACCATGAAGAGGAAGCTTATAtccaaataaatatgatataatatattGGACGCAACGTGACACAttgggaaaagattaaaaaagaaattcttgtcTTCCATAATTCATTCGCTATATATATAGTAGATGCCAACCCCTAAAACACAATATATCCCCTACCAGCCTTCTGTTTTctgaaaagagaaaatggcaGTCACTGAAGCAAACACAAAAAGCTCTCTTCATACTCGTTCGAACAGCTTGCCCTCCGCACCTCACCCACTCATATCACAACATGAGGAGCATCTGCAAAAATTGAGGGACTCTGAAGCCACTTCTTCAATATCATCATCTTCGCTAAGCCACAAACTTAATGGTTTGCTGGATTTGCAGGACTGCACTGATAAGTTGCTTCAATTGCCTATGAAACAACAAGCTGTGGCACAAAAGTTCAGTGACAAATGTGTTGATGACATTCTAGAAGGGTCTTTGAGGCTCTTGGATATCTGCAGTACAGCCAAAGAATGCCTACAGATATCAAAGGAAACTCTGTCATCAGAAGGAAAAGTAATGAAATTGTATTTACAACTGAGGGTGGAAAATACTTGGCTTCAAGGAACAAGTTGAAGAAGGCAATCAGAAAGGCCTTGAGAAATTTGAAAGCCATAAAAAGTGAGTCTGAAGTTTTCCCCTCAAACAAAGATGTTGACACTTTGTGCATGCTTAGTATCTTAACAGGAATTCCTACGGGGGATTTGAGGACAAGGGTCACTCTTACAAAATTGCTGAAACATTGCCTACAATAGCGGGCATATGTGGATGTTTtagctaattttttaaattttaaaattatttgttgctTAGGATATATTCTTTAGGAGTTATGATTCTGTTTTTATCATATTAGAAACTGTTTTAGtcatacttaaaaataaaagattttttgttttgtatatttgactttatttctatttaaagAGCAAATGAATAACAGCTATCcattcttcaaaaatatatctattcttctctattttttatctagtcttcaaccaaaattgtaaaataaacataaacataatttCTTATTTCTGACTAGGGTCATCAAATGTAGTCTTTTAAATAGAGAGGAGGCCTTTTTGAGTTGCGCTTGGGCCTATCTGCCTGTTCTGGTGGTCCATTTTGTTTGACTGGACTGTTTTGCTCTGTATCAGTCATTCGCCATTAACTTAATCCTGGTGAGTTGTGACTTTTTATACTCTACTTTATCTATAGTAAACAATTTTGGACATGCTCCTttacgatttttttttcttttttgggtgaTTATATGGTATAACCAACAGAAACACAACAACATCCATGATACGATGAGATTCTTGTTCCTCCAAGAGAGGCGCTGCAAACGTGGTTTTGACATTAATACAGCAGTCCACACGTGCAgctgatttatatttttaggttaaagCACGTTTTAGGTGAGGCATTTGCATTGAAAATGTCACAATCGTGCAAGTTGAGACAAAATGAGAGTTGGATGGCTTCCTTGGAGGAAACACTGATCTAACATTTATGTAATTATGCCTAGATCCAAATCTTGATTAGTTAGCCTCATTGATATTGTTAGTTTAAGAAGAGATTCGTTTTTGT encodes the following:
- the LOC100795664 gene encoding uncharacterized protein — encoded protein: MAVTEANTKSSLHTRSNSLPSAPHPLISQHEEHLQKLRDSEATSSISSSSLSHKLNGLLDLQDCTDKLLQLPMKQQAVAQKFSDKCVDDILEGSLRLLDICSTAKECLQISKETLSSEGKVMKLYLQLRVENTWLQGTS